AAGCATACTTCACAACAGATCCGGTAAATCCGGTATAGACGCCATTTAGCTGTTCTGCGTTCTTAAAGATGACAAGTGGCGCTTTTTCATCAATAGAAGAAAAACAGTCATTGATGTTGGTATAACTTTCTTCTTCATAAGGTGTTACAATTTCTGCCAAATCAATGACAACTGCTTCACCTATGATTTCTCTTTTAAGTTCATCAAGGGCGGCTTCGCGATTAGTGGTAAAAGGTCCTGCATAAACAATCAGTGTATGCTCAGAATCGCCAAGGTTTCTGAATTTTTTTAGAAACTCTTTGTAGTTCACACTGTTGTATTCAAAAGTATTCTTTGCGTCCATATTCGAAAACTGTACCTGATTATTGATGAGCTTCAAAGGTAGCGGTTAGAACGATTGTAAGAAAGGCTTAAAACAAAAAAAGTCCGCCTGTTTAGGGCGGACTTTGGATAAATACTCAGAATGTAAATTAATTGACACTTTTTCTTCTGGTACCTGATATACCTGAGTACGTTGTTGTTTGTCCAGAAGGGGTGGTAACACTAATTTTAATAGTTAGATCTGCAGGATCTGCGGACTCCTCATCTGTATCGCGAATGGAAAACTGGAATTCAGTTGCGCCTGGACCAGGATATAGATAATTACCCAGTGTAAAATCGGTATCCCCGGTAACTTCAATATCATCGCCACCATCAATCGATATCTCTGTTCCCGCTGCCATTGGATTGCCATTAAGGTCGGTAACAGTGTAGGTAAAACTCGCACCTCCATTCGGTTGAAGGTCAAAAGTTGTTGGGTTTGCTGATATGGATGCACTCGAAGTTGAAAATACAATAATTACATTCTTTTCAATTTCCTGGTTGTTTCCATTTATGGTTCTGGCTGTTACTGTAGCATAACCATCACGGCCCCCACTTCCAGCTACATTGTCAGTTGGGCGAGGATCACCGGAAATAAGGTTCACAGTAACCTCTCCATCATCATTCGTATTTCCTGCACCTGAACCCTGAATAATGCCACCTGTGGTTGTGAAATAAACGGCCGTTCCTGGTTTAACAGGGTTGCCAAATTGGTCACCGAGAATTACCGTTAAAGGATTTCGGTTTCCGTTTATCGACCAACCCTCGAAATTGTAATTATCTGCAGCAATACTAAAGTGATCTAAGTCGGGAAATCCCCCATGGATGGTAATAGCTACAGGTCTTGACCGGATTGTAAGCCCTACGTCTTCACGGACAATTTCTGCTTGTATCTGTACTACTCCAGCTATATTTCCACTATACAAATTTGATGTAACGGTTCCGTTAGCATTCGTTGTTGCGGTTACTGGAGTTATCCCTTCTCCTCCATTAGGGCCGGAGATAATTGAAAACGTTACTTCTTCAGAATTATTCAAGTCAAGGTTTCTTCCAGATGAATCCTGAACCTGAAAAGTAAAGCTGGTATTAACGATACCGCCTGTTTCTGCAATGTTAATTGTTTCTTCAGTAATCCCATCAAGAATTATGGATGCAGCACCAGCAGAAGGTCCGGCTACACCTCCGTCATCATCTCCATCATCGCCTCCGTTGTCAGAGGTTTCAGGATCTAATTGAAAATTGAAATTCGTAATGTTATCACCAGAAGCTACCTGTACACTACGGCTGTCTGATACATAATCGGTTGCAGAAGCAGCTAAGGTTATATCAGTAAGTTCTGAAACGTCAATATTGCTGAATGAGTACTGACCGACTGAATCTGTTCGTGTAAAGTCACTGAATTCCTGAGGACTTGTAATTTGTACGGTAGCGTTTGCAATCGCATTACCATTCACAGAGTTGGTGACAGCACCCTGGATTACGACAGACTCGTCATCATTAGAAGTACAACCAACAAAAAACTGAATTAATAAAGCCGTGCAAAGAAGTAGAGATATTTTACGCATAGTTTTTTCTTTTATAGAGAACTAAGGGGATACTAAGTTACAATAAAATTCATTTCAAGTTAGAAATACGTTATAAATGAGAAAGAGGAGAGAAGGAGTCAGGTAATCTTATGGAATCAAAAGCTTAGGCATTTATTGGGTCGGCTTTTTCGGTATTCAAATCAGGTTCGGGCACGTATTTCCACACTACATAGGCCATCAGAAGGATCATTGCAGTGCCCATCAGTGTATTGCTTACATACCCCTGTTGTACATAAAACGGGCCTGCTATAGAACCACCAACCCCGTATCCTACCTGACCGATAGCTACCAACAAACTCATTAAAGACCCTCTGTTGTCGGATTTTATAAGTTGTGTTGATAAGGCCTGAAAAGGACTGATTCTCATCGCTATGAGAACCATGGCTGCAAAAAAGATGAGGTAGGCTACCCAAAATTCAGATACTACATAGGTGGTAATACCCATCACCACAGAAAGACCCAGGCAGGAAATGATGATGATCTTCTTGCGTCCGATACGATCTGATATTTTACCTGCGATAGGGCCGGTAATCACATTTGCCACGCCTCCCACAAAGAAAAGAGTTGCTATAGCCTTGCCATCCACTCCAAAAGAGGTTTCAAGCCAGGTGGGCAGGTAAACCACGTACACCGAGATACTCAAAAACATAACCACATAAGCAAAAGCAACAGCTCGTACTTCACTCCGCTTAAGTAGCTCGTAATATTTTGAGATCGAACCTTTAAAGGTAACCCTGTCTTTTGACAGCTCTACATTTGGCTGCGGAACTTTAAATAAGATAAGGATGAAGGTTAGGGCCATGATACAACCAAAGAGTACAAAAGGAATTCGGAAGCCAAATAAATCAGCGAGCAGTGTTCCGATGGGAATTCCTAAAATTTGCCCCATGGCGATACCGCTCATGACCCAGCCATTGGCCCAGCCTCTTCTCTCGTAGGGGAAGTAATCTCCAACATAGGCAACGGCAGCACCACTTAGCACACCGCCTGCCAT
The nucleotide sequence above comes from Gracilimonas sp.. Encoded proteins:
- a CDS encoding MFS transporter, which encodes MTKKQDGNPYLIIFALWLLVFAASSQVMIISPILPRISEQLGTPFEILGNLVTVYAVMVGLFAIIMGPLSDKIGRRKILLIGTGGISFFLFLHGLVDSFIGLLIVRALAGMAGGVLSGAAVAYVGDYFPYERRGWANGWVMSGIAMGQILGIPIGTLLADLFGFRIPFVLFGCIMALTFILILFKVPQPNVELSKDRVTFKGSISKYYELLKRSEVRAVAFAYVVMFLSISVYVVYLPTWLETSFGVDGKAIATLFFVGGVANVITGPIAGKISDRIGRKKIIIISCLGLSVVMGITTYVVSEFWVAYLIFFAAMVLIAMRISPFQALSTQLIKSDNRGSLMSLLVAIGQVGYGVGGSIAGPFYVQQGYVSNTLMGTAMILLMAYVVWKYVPEPDLNTEKADPINA